One genomic segment of Stenotrophomonas sp. 704A1 includes these proteins:
- a CDS encoding ACT domain-containing protein gives MQYRLDLVLHPAEGALLRVIGMAERRGFAPRAITGAPMAADDGRWHLQLVVDGQRPPETLCRQMEKIYDCVSVQMTALEGVLP, from the coding sequence ATGCAATACCGGCTTGACCTGGTGCTGCACCCGGCCGAAGGCGCGCTGCTGCGCGTGATCGGCATGGCCGAGCGTCGTGGCTTCGCGCCGCGCGCGATCACCGGTGCGCCGATGGCCGCCGACGATGGCCGCTGGCACCTGCAGCTGGTGGTGGATGGACAGCGTCCGCCGGAGACCCTGTGCCGGCAGATGGAGAAGATCTACGACTGCGTGTCGGTGCAGATGACCGCACTGGAAGGAGTACTGCCATGA
- a CDS encoding threonine dehydratase, translating into MPAADASKESDVGDVSVADVLAAQARLRRFLPPTPLHHAERFGTWLKLENLQRTGSYKVRGALNALLAGRERGDARPVICASAGNHAQGVAWAAYRLDVPAITVMPHGAPATKIAGVAHWGATVRQHGHSYDEAYAFAVELAQRHGYRFLSAFDDADVIAGQGTVGIELAAHAPDVVIVPIGGGGLASGVALALKSQGVRIVGAQVEGVDSMARAIRGDVREIAPVPSLADGVRVKIPGFLTRRLCTSLLDDVVIVREAELRETLVRLALEEHIIAEGAGALALAAGRRVAGRRKCAVVSGGNIDAGVLAGLLTDIRPRPPRKPRRRRSDTNRTPPRPATKASAPASPTSSPSNLHAVAPAVEEISL; encoded by the coding sequence ATGCCGGCCGCTGATGCCAGCAAGGAAAGCGATGTCGGCGACGTAAGCGTCGCCGACGTGCTGGCCGCGCAGGCGCGCCTGCGCCGTTTCCTGCCGCCCACCCCGCTGCACCATGCCGAGCGCTTCGGCACCTGGCTGAAGCTGGAGAACCTGCAGCGCACCGGCTCCTACAAGGTGCGCGGCGCATTGAACGCCTTGCTGGCCGGCCGCGAGCGTGGCGATGCGCGGCCGGTGATCTGCGCCTCCGCCGGCAACCACGCCCAGGGCGTGGCCTGGGCCGCCTACCGCTTGGACGTGCCGGCGATCACCGTGATGCCGCACGGCGCACCGGCCACCAAGATCGCCGGCGTCGCCCACTGGGGCGCGACCGTTCGCCAGCATGGCCACAGCTACGATGAGGCCTATGCCTTCGCGGTCGAGCTGGCGCAACGCCATGGCTACCGCTTCCTGTCCGCGTTCGACGATGCCGATGTCATCGCCGGGCAGGGAACGGTCGGCATCGAACTGGCCGCGCACGCACCGGACGTGGTGATCGTGCCGATCGGTGGCGGTGGCCTGGCCTCCGGTGTGGCGCTGGCACTGAAATCACAGGGCGTGCGCATCGTCGGTGCGCAGGTCGAGGGCGTCGACTCGATGGCCCGCGCGATCCGCGGCGACGTGCGCGAGATCGCGCCGGTGCCGTCGCTGGCCGATGGCGTGCGGGTCAAGATCCCCGGCTTCCTGACCCGGCGCCTGTGCACCTCGCTGCTGGACGACGTGGTGATCGTGCGCGAAGCCGAGCTGCGCGAAACCCTGGTCCGGCTGGCGCTGGAAGAACACATCATCGCCGAGGGCGCCGGCGCGCTGGCCCTGGCCGCGGGCCGCCGTGTGGCCGGCCGCCGCAAGTGCGCGGTGGTCTCCGGCGGCAACATCGATGCCGGCGTGCTGGCCGGCCTGCTGACCGATATCCGGCCGCGCCCACCGCGCAAGCCGCGGCGGCGCCGCAGTGACACCAACCGCACACCACCGCGCCCCGCCACCAAGGCCAGCGCCCCCGCCTCCCCCACCTCTTCCCCTTCCAACCTGCACGCCGTCGCACCCGCTGTCGAGGAGATTTCCCTGTGA
- a CDS encoding 2-isopropylmalate synthase: MTTIERITPPRIRIFDTTLRDGEQSPGCSMSPPQKLVMARALDELGVDIIETGFPASSQSDREAMALIGRELRRPSLSLAVLSRCLQADIETSARALEAAANPRLHVFLSTSPLHREHKLRMTREQVLESVRKHVSLARSYIDDVEFSAEDATRTELDYLIEVARVAIAAGATTINLPDTVGFTTPEEIRAMFQQVIAGVADVPNAANVIFSAHCHNDLGLAVANSLAAIEGGARQVECTINGIGERAGNCSLEEIAMVLKVRQAFYEQDSAINTPRIVGTSQLLQRLVGMPVQRNKAIVGANAFAHESGIHQHGMLRHRGTYEIMRPEDVGWEDSQMVLGRHSGRAAVEARLRALGFWLDEDELKLVFEQFKGLCEQQRVVTDADLQTLMQGGSNAQGYRLASMTISDVGSRANALVELSDPEGNRVAETAQGDGPVDALFGALSAATGVQLMLDSYHVHSVGIGADARGEANLSVRHDGIEYDGTGTSKDIIEASALAWLDVANRLLRQRQAAATGTAEAQTPATA; this comes from the coding sequence GTGACCACCATCGAACGAATTACCCCCCCGCGCATCCGCATCTTCGACACCACCCTGCGTGACGGCGAGCAGTCCCCCGGCTGCAGCATGAGCCCACCGCAGAAGCTGGTGATGGCGCGTGCGCTGGACGAACTGGGCGTGGACATCATCGAGACCGGCTTCCCGGCCAGCTCGCAGTCCGACCGCGAAGCAATGGCACTGATCGGCCGCGAACTGCGCCGCCCGAGCCTGAGCCTGGCGGTGCTGTCGCGTTGCCTGCAGGCCGACATCGAAACCTCCGCACGTGCCCTGGAGGCCGCTGCCAACCCGCGCCTGCACGTATTCCTGTCAACCAGCCCGCTGCACCGCGAGCACAAGCTGCGGATGACCCGTGAGCAGGTACTGGAATCGGTCCGCAAGCACGTATCGCTGGCACGCTCGTACATCGACGACGTCGAATTTTCCGCTGAAGATGCCACCCGTACCGAGCTGGACTACCTGATCGAAGTCGCGCGGGTGGCCATTGCCGCTGGTGCCACCACCATCAACCTGCCCGACACCGTCGGCTTCACCACGCCGGAAGAGATCCGCGCGATGTTCCAGCAGGTCATCGCCGGCGTCGCCGACGTACCCAACGCGGCCAACGTGATCTTCAGCGCCCACTGCCATAACGACCTGGGCCTGGCCGTGGCCAATTCGCTGGCGGCCATCGAGGGCGGTGCGCGCCAGGTCGAGTGCACCATCAACGGCATCGGCGAGCGCGCCGGCAACTGTTCGCTGGAAGAGATCGCGATGGTGCTGAAGGTGCGCCAGGCGTTCTACGAGCAGGACAGCGCGATCAACACGCCGCGCATCGTCGGCACCTCGCAGCTGCTGCAGCGCCTGGTCGGCATGCCGGTCCAGCGCAACAAGGCCATCGTCGGCGCCAATGCCTTCGCCCATGAATCGGGCATCCACCAGCACGGCATGCTGCGCCATCGCGGCACCTACGAGATCATGCGCCCGGAAGACGTGGGCTGGGAGGACTCGCAGATGGTGCTGGGCCGCCACAGTGGCCGCGCCGCGGTCGAGGCGCGCCTGCGTGCGCTGGGCTTCTGGCTGGACGAGGATGAGCTGAAGCTGGTGTTCGAGCAATTCAAGGGCCTGTGCGAACAGCAGCGCGTGGTCACCGACGCCGACCTGCAGACGCTGATGCAGGGCGGTTCCAATGCGCAGGGTTATCGCCTGGCCTCGATGACCATCAGCGATGTCGGCAGCCGTGCCAATGCGCTGGTGGAACTGTCCGACCCGGAAGGCAACCGCGTGGCCGAGACCGCGCAGGGTGATGGCCCGGTCGATGCGCTGTTCGGCGCGCTGTCGGCCGCGACCGGCGTGCAGCTGATGCTGGACAGCTACCACGTGCACAGCGTCGGCATCGGCGCCGATGCGCGCGGCGAAGCCAATCTGAGCGTTCGCCACGACGGCATCGAGTACGACGGCACCGGCACCAGCAAGGACATCATCGAGGCATCGGCGCTGGCGTGGCTGGACGTCGCCAACCGCCTGCTGCGCCAGCGCCAGGCCGCCGCCACCGGCACGGCCGAAGCACAGACCCCCGCGACGGCCTGA
- a CDS encoding class I SAM-dependent methyltransferase, with protein MSAFDTTALPAGQSWNAQDYAIDAGFVPMLGGAVARLLDPRVGEHILDLGCGDGVLTTELALSGARMHGIDASPEMVIAARARGVQAQVMDGHALAFNGEFDAVFSNAALHWMTRPDRVLEGVRRALRPGGRFVAEFGGHGNVATIIAAVQAARVAHGHAAVANPWYLPTADDYADRLRQHGFQVQLIECTARPTALPSGVAGWLRVFAAPLLDDLPTPARAIVREAAAALLDDLPRDPAGQPLADYVRLRVLARRR; from the coding sequence ATGAGCGCATTCGACACCACCGCCCTGCCCGCCGGGCAGAGCTGGAACGCCCAGGACTATGCCATCGACGCCGGTTTCGTACCCATGCTCGGCGGCGCAGTGGCGCGGCTGCTGGATCCGCGGGTAGGCGAGCACATTCTCGATCTCGGTTGCGGCGATGGCGTGCTGACCACCGAACTGGCGCTCAGTGGTGCGCGCATGCACGGGATCGACGCCTCGCCGGAAATGGTGATCGCCGCGCGTGCGCGCGGTGTCCAGGCGCAGGTGATGGACGGTCATGCACTGGCCTTCAATGGCGAATTCGATGCGGTGTTCAGCAATGCCGCGCTGCATTGGATGACCCGCCCGGACCGTGTCCTGGAAGGCGTGCGCCGCGCGCTGCGCCCGGGTGGCCGCTTCGTCGCCGAGTTCGGCGGTCATGGCAACGTGGCCACGATCATCGCGGCCGTGCAGGCGGCACGCGTGGCCCACGGCCATGCCGCCGTCGCCAACCCGTGGTACCTGCCCACCGCCGACGACTACGCCGACCGCCTGCGCCAGCATGGTTTCCAGGTGCAGCTGATCGAATGCACCGCGCGCCCGACCGCGCTGCCCTCCGGTGTCGCCGGCTGGCTGCGGGTGTTTGCCGCACCGCTGCTGGACGACCTGCCCACCCCTGCGCGTGCCATCGTGCGCGAGGCCGCTGCGGCGCTGCTGGACGATCTGCCGCGTGACCCCGCCGGCCAGCCGCTGGCCGACTACGTGCGCCTGCGCGTGCTCGCCCGCCGTCGCTGA
- the leuC gene encoding 3-isopropylmalate dehydratase large subunit → MTSAPRTLYDKLWDAHVVVPESDSAPAVLYIDLHLIHEVTSPQAFTELRGRGLAPRRPDRTKATMDHSTPTLPAAADGTLPYASAASEAQVATLARNCAEHGIELFDMASDNRGIVHVIAPEQGFTQPGMTIVCGDSHTSTHGAFGSLAFGIGTSEVGHVLATQCLLQRKAKTFAITVDGPLAPGVGAKDVVLHIIGVIGVNGGTGHVIEFRGSTIEAMDMEQRMTLCNMSIEAGARAGMVAPDQVTFDFVARTPRGPKGADFEAAVARWSQLRSDPGARFDSEVHIDAADIRPTLTWGTHPGTAIAVDAPIPAANDAAAQKGLDYMHFQAGETLAGTPVDVVFVGSCTNGRLSDMREVAQVLRGRHVAERVRMLVVPGSEIVKRQAEAEGIHEIVRAAGAEWREPGCSMCIAMNGDLVAPGQLAVSTSNRNFEGRQGPGSRTLLASPMSAAWAAVQGRVADTRELFAQEVA, encoded by the coding sequence ATGACTTCCGCACCCCGCACCCTGTACGACAAACTGTGGGACGCCCACGTGGTGGTTCCTGAATCCGACAGCGCGCCCGCCGTGCTGTACATCGACCTGCACCTGATCCACGAGGTCACCTCGCCGCAGGCCTTCACCGAACTGCGCGGGCGCGGGCTGGCACCGCGCCGGCCCGATCGCACCAAGGCGACGATGGACCACTCCACGCCGACCCTGCCGGCCGCCGCCGACGGCACGCTGCCCTATGCCAGCGCCGCCTCCGAGGCACAGGTCGCCACGCTCGCGCGCAACTGTGCCGAGCACGGCATCGAGCTGTTCGACATGGCCTCGGACAACCGCGGCATCGTCCACGTGATCGCGCCGGAACAGGGCTTCACCCAGCCCGGCATGACCATCGTCTGCGGCGACAGCCACACCTCCACCCACGGTGCGTTCGGCTCGCTGGCCTTCGGCATCGGCACCAGCGAAGTCGGCCACGTGCTGGCCACCCAGTGCCTGCTGCAGCGCAAGGCGAAGACCTTTGCGATCACCGTGGACGGTCCGCTGGCGCCGGGCGTCGGCGCCAAGGACGTGGTCCTGCACATCATCGGCGTGATCGGCGTCAACGGCGGCACCGGCCACGTCATCGAGTTCCGCGGCAGCACCATCGAAGCGATGGACATGGAACAGCGCATGACCCTGTGCAACATGTCGATCGAGGCCGGCGCGCGCGCCGGCATGGTCGCCCCCGACCAGGTCACCTTCGACTTCGTCGCCCGCACGCCACGCGGCCCCAAGGGCGCCGACTTCGAGGCGGCGGTCGCGCGCTGGTCGCAGCTGCGCAGTGACCCTGGCGCCCGCTTCGACAGCGAAGTGCATATCGATGCCGCCGACATCCGCCCGACCCTGACCTGGGGCACCCATCCGGGCACCGCCATCGCCGTGGACGCGCCGATTCCGGCGGCCAACGATGCGGCCGCGCAGAAGGGGCTGGACTACATGCACTTCCAGGCCGGCGAGACGCTGGCTGGCACGCCGGTGGACGTGGTGTTCGTCGGCTCGTGCACCAATGGCCGCCTGAGCGACATGCGCGAAGTGGCGCAGGTGTTGCGCGGCCGCCACGTCGCCGAGCGGGTGCGCATGCTGGTGGTGCCGGGTTCGGAAATCGTCAAGCGCCAGGCCGAGGCCGAAGGCATCCACGAAATCGTGCGTGCCGCCGGTGCCGAATGGCGCGAGCCGGGCTGCTCGATGTGCATCGCCATGAACGGTGACCTGGTCGCCCCCGGCCAGCTGGCCGTCAGCACCAGCAACCGCAACTTCGAGGGCCGCCAGGGCCCCGGTTCGCGCACCCTGCTGGCCTCGCCGATGAGCGCGGCGTGGGCCGCCGTGCAGGGCCGCGTTGCCGACACCCGTGAACTGTTTGCGCAGGAGGTGGCGTGA
- the leuD gene encoding 3-isopropylmalate dehydratase small subunit, which translates to MSGFRTLTSASVVLRQTNIDTDQIIPARFLSTTERAGLGRNAFNDWRWQADGSPVADFAFNQPHNAGRSILLAGRNFGCGSSREHAPWALTDLGLRAIVSSEIADIFRGNSLKNGLLPIVLDEADVQALMQRPDDALTIDVAARELRTPDGRVYTFPLDGFSQTCLLEGVDQLGYLLGRVPEIERYESEHAR; encoded by the coding sequence ATGAGCGGCTTCCGTACCCTGACCTCGGCCAGTGTGGTGCTGCGCCAGACCAACATCGATACCGACCAGATCATTCCGGCACGGTTCCTGTCCACCACCGAGCGCGCCGGCCTGGGCCGCAACGCGTTCAATGACTGGCGCTGGCAGGCCGACGGTTCACCGGTGGCCGACTTTGCCTTCAACCAGCCGCACAACGCCGGCCGCAGCATCCTGCTGGCCGGCCGCAACTTCGGTTGCGGTTCCTCGCGCGAGCATGCGCCGTGGGCGCTGACCGACCTCGGCCTGCGCGCGATTGTCAGCAGCGAGATCGCCGATATCTTCCGCGGCAATTCGCTGAAGAACGGCCTGCTGCCGATCGTGCTGGACGAGGCCGACGTGCAGGCGCTGATGCAGCGCCCCGACGACGCGCTGACCATCGACGTGGCCGCGCGCGAGCTGCGCACGCCCGATGGCCGTGTCTATACCTTCCCGCTGGACGGCTTCTCGCAGACCTGCCTGCTGGAAGGTGTGGACCAGTTGGGGTATCTGTTGGGCCGTGTCCCTGAAATCGAACGTTACGAGAGTGAGCATGCACGCTGA
- the leuB gene encoding 3-isopropylmalate dehydrogenase: protein MHAEIVVLPGDGIGPEVAAAAVAVLKSIADRFNHTFTFSEHDIGGIAIDRHGEPLPAATLAACQGANAVLLGAVGGPKWSDPNAKVRPEQGLLAIRKALGLYANLRPVRTHEAALHASPIKAELLQGVDFVVVRELTGGIYFGDKTRDADSASDLCRYSVAEIERVLRSAFRLARQRRGKVTSVDKANVLETSRLWRDVAARIGREEFPDVALEHQLVDSMAMHLLAKPREYDVIVTENMFGDILTDEASMLAGSLGLLPSASLGEPGAVGIYEPIHGSAPDIAGKGIANPYATIFSAAMLLRHSLGLEAEAAAVEAAVHAVLDDGVFTADLAAKGQAVSTAAATDAVLAKLG, encoded by the coding sequence ATGCACGCTGAGATTGTCGTCCTGCCCGGTGATGGCATCGGCCCGGAAGTGGCCGCCGCCGCGGTTGCGGTCCTGAAATCCATCGCCGACCGCTTCAACCACACCTTCACCTTCAGCGAGCACGACATCGGTGGCATCGCCATCGACCGCCACGGCGAGCCGCTGCCGGCCGCCACCCTCGCCGCCTGCCAGGGCGCCAACGCGGTGCTGCTGGGCGCCGTCGGTGGCCCGAAGTGGTCCGACCCGAACGCCAAGGTCCGCCCGGAGCAGGGCCTGCTGGCGATCCGCAAGGCGCTGGGCCTGTACGCCAACCTGCGCCCGGTGCGCACCCATGAAGCGGCGCTGCACGCCTCGCCGATCAAGGCCGAGCTGCTGCAGGGCGTGGACTTCGTGGTGGTGCGCGAGCTGACCGGCGGCATCTACTTCGGCGACAAGACCCGCGATGCCGACAGCGCCAGCGACCTGTGCCGCTACAGCGTGGCCGAGATCGAACGCGTGCTGCGCAGCGCCTTCCGCCTGGCCCGGCAGCGCCGTGGCAAGGTCACCTCGGTGGACAAGGCCAACGTGCTGGAAACCTCGCGGCTGTGGCGCGACGTGGCCGCGCGGATCGGCCGCGAGGAATTCCCGGACGTGGCGCTGGAACACCAGCTGGTCGATTCGATGGCCATGCACCTGCTGGCCAAGCCGCGCGAGTACGACGTGATCGTGACCGAGAACATGTTCGGCGACATCCTCACCGATGAGGCCTCGATGCTGGCCGGCTCGCTGGGCCTGCTGCCGTCGGCGTCGCTGGGCGAGCCGGGGGCGGTCGGCATCTACGAGCCCATCCACGGTTCGGCGCCGGATATCGCCGGCAAGGGCATCGCCAATCCCTACGCAACGATCTTCAGCGCGGCGATGCTGCTGCGCCATTCGCTGGGGCTGGAAGCGGAAGCCGCAGCGGTGGAAGCTGCCGTGCATGCGGTGCTGGATGACGGCGTGTTCACCGCCGACCTGGCCGCCAAGGGCCAGGCGGTGAGCACGGCGGCCGCCACCGACGCGGTGCTGGCCAAGCTCGGCTGA
- a CDS encoding SDR family oxidoreductase codes for MTDHSLQGKTVLIAGGAKNLGGLIARDFAAQGASAIVIHYNSAATQADAEATVAAVQAAGSKALALQADLTSAAAMERLFADAVAAVGRPDIAINTVGKVLKKPLLEISEAEYDEMSAVNAKSAFFFLKEAGRHVNDGGRICTLVTSLLGAYTPFYSSYAGTKAPVEHFTRAASKEFGERGISVTAIGPGPMDTPFFYPAESADAQAYHKTAAALSAFTRTGLTDIADIVPWIRFLVTDGWWMTGQTVLVNGGYTTK; via the coding sequence ATGACCGACCATTCCCTCCAGGGCAAGACCGTGCTGATCGCCGGCGGTGCCAAGAACCTTGGCGGCCTGATCGCCCGCGACTTCGCCGCCCAGGGCGCCAGCGCCATCGTCATCCACTACAACAGCGCCGCCACCCAGGCCGACGCCGAGGCCACCGTTGCAGCGGTACAGGCCGCCGGCAGCAAGGCGCTGGCCCTGCAGGCCGACCTGACCTCGGCCGCGGCCATGGAACGCCTGTTCGCCGATGCCGTGGCCGCGGTCGGCCGGCCCGACATCGCGATCAACACCGTGGGCAAGGTGTTGAAAAAGCCCCTGCTGGAGATCAGTGAAGCGGAGTACGACGAGATGAGCGCGGTCAACGCCAAGTCAGCGTTCTTCTTCCTCAAGGAAGCCGGCCGTCACGTCAACGACGGCGGCCGCATCTGCACCCTGGTGACGTCGCTGCTGGGCGCGTACACGCCGTTCTACTCCAGCTACGCCGGCACCAAGGCACCGGTCGAGCACTTCACCCGTGCAGCGTCGAAGGAGTTCGGCGAGCGCGGCATCTCGGTCACCGCGATCGGTCCCGGTCCGATGGACACGCCGTTCTTCTACCCGGCCGAAAGTGCCGATGCGCAGGCGTATCACAAGACCGCAGCGGCGCTGTCTGCGTTCACCCGCACCGGCCTGACCGACATCGCCGACATCGTGCCGTGGATCCGCTTCCTGGTGACCGACGGCTGGTGGATGACCGGGCAGACCGTGCTGGTCAACGGTGGGTACACCACCAAATAA
- a CDS encoding LysR family transcriptional regulator, with protein sequence MDRIERFRIFTRVVECASFTRAADQLGLPRSTVSAAVAELEQRLGTRLLQRSTRRVSTTHDGDTFYARCLRLVAEVEDAEALFQQDDAPPTGTLKVDVPSRIGRCIIAPALPAFFARFPQVELDLGMTDRAVNLIEDGCDAVLRVGHLGDSSLIARTLGMLDFVNVAAPSYLQAHGVPQAAADLQHHRAVNYASPTTARVEPWEWQDGSQLRTQPMHGWVRVNSAEASIACCLAGLGLLQIPRYDVQAELRSGALVEVLPQHVAQPLPVTLLQPHRQHRAHRVQVFIDWLLPLLRSELQLQ encoded by the coding sequence ATGGATCGGATCGAACGTTTCCGCATCTTCACCCGGGTCGTCGAGTGCGCCAGCTTCACCCGGGCCGCCGACCAGCTCGGCCTGCCCCGCTCCACCGTATCGGCGGCGGTAGCCGAGCTGGAACAGCGTCTGGGCACGCGCCTGCTGCAGCGCTCCACGCGACGGGTCTCGACCACCCATGACGGCGACACCTTCTATGCGCGCTGCCTGCGCCTGGTCGCCGAGGTAGAAGATGCCGAGGCGTTGTTCCAGCAGGACGACGCACCGCCAACGGGCACGCTGAAGGTCGATGTGCCGAGCCGGATCGGCCGCTGCATCATCGCGCCGGCGCTGCCGGCGTTCTTCGCACGCTTCCCCCAGGTGGAACTGGACCTGGGCATGACCGATCGCGCGGTGAACCTGATCGAGGACGGCTGCGACGCCGTGCTGCGGGTGGGTCACCTGGGCGATTCCAGCCTGATCGCACGCACGCTGGGCATGCTCGACTTCGTCAATGTGGCCGCGCCGTCGTATCTGCAGGCACACGGCGTACCGCAGGCCGCAGCGGACCTGCAACACCACCGCGCGGTGAACTATGCCTCGCCGACGACGGCGCGGGTGGAGCCCTGGGAATGGCAGGACGGCAGCCAGCTGCGCACGCAGCCGATGCACGGCTGGGTAAGGGTGAACAGTGCCGAGGCGTCGATCGCCTGCTGCTTGGCAGGGTTGGGCCTGCTGCAGATTCCGCGCTACGACGTGCAGGCGGAACTGCGTTCGGGCGCGCTTGTCGAAGTGCTGCCCCAGCATGTGGCGCAGCCGCTGCCGGTGACGTTGCTGCAGCCGCACCGCCAGCATCGCGCACACCGCGTGCAGGTGTTCATCGACTGGCTGCTGCCGTTGCTGCGCAGCGAACTGCAGTTGCAGTAG